The Plutella xylostella chromosome 21, ilPluXylo3.1, whole genome shotgun sequence DNA window cgtaatatttattttgttaatcaGTGCAATCACGAATGTTTGGTGTCAACCGAGCGTAGTTTGGGAAGCGGCGGTGTCAACGGCTTGCTTATTCAATTTGTAGCTCGGGATTATCCTTGGAAGTGTGACTTGTGGCGGCTTTGTTGTGCGTAAGTGGCGCGGGTTCGCTGGACTCCGTGCTAATCAGTAGCCGGCCTCAGTGACACTTCCAAATATGTAGTTTTCTCGTTAGTTTGTGTTGGTTAACTTTTcgtaattaatgttttttaagTAGACTGCATCTTTTAACTGCTTGAATCCCTTGAAATCAGACACAAAACAAATCGATTGTCGTCAGGCGTGATATCGAGACTTCGGGGTGAAAGAAAAGGTTCATAAAAATTTGTAATGTCTACTACTACTTGCATTAATAAAATCTATCTAgtcattttgtataaaaatgaGATTAGAGACTGTATGATTGCTTTACACAGTTCAGAAACTTGTACCGCCGCGCAGTTTCAAATGTCGCCACATCAAAGCCTGCAGCGATatagcattattttatttgctttcaAAGCTGCAGGAGTCTAATTACACAGCAGGTAAGTTAAATGTAGTCAGGGACGCTCCCTCCAACCTGTGGGTTACTATTTTAATTTCCGTAGCTTTGAGACACTAATGAGTAGCGGGAATCTCGGGCTGTATTGTGTAGGTAGATTTATATCTATCGTGATCACCTTGAGGTGTCCtttttgtgaatgttataaattttatttttaatctttgtttttttGAGGACTTTCGTCACTGAGTAACGATGTCAGTCCCATGAATGTGATAAAGttcataataagtaagtacctactcatttTCAAAAAGGGGATACGATTCGAGACCTTttgatacaaaatataaaggGACTGCTTTTGAAGGACATAACTATCTTTATCAGACTGTAATCGTCCACATTTGCACATTAACCAAGGACGCCACAACAGAGTATCgtgatacataatatataatgatGGATCTGTGAAAATGATAGCGGTAGCGATGGATTTAAAAGCAATATAATAAGGGTTAATTTAGGTTTCCATTAAAATTGTTGCAGTTTCAGGTGAAGCCATGGCGCTCTTAATTCATATGCGTTTTTGAGGATATTATTTACTTGAAAAAAACAAGTTTAGTATACTAAATTGATGTTGGGAGTAATTCTGAATAGaaacttaggtacctacttcttgAGCTTAGCCAATCATAAAGGGGAATTTAGAACAAAGAATCCTTGCCTTCATAATCGGCTACGCTACGGTAGATAATTATATCTCTTTATTTCTGCTGcgaataaataatgtttatcttCTATCTCATCTCTATCTTGTAAATGTAGGCCAatatatattgtttatcaaagaattgtatttaatttcacCCACATACATTTCCGGGAATATTGTATGtcggtttatttataattggGCTTTCCTTTTGACCCCGGGCTTTTGTTAGTCTCGATCTATTGTCACGTGAACGACATGTGCCATGTTAATTTGACAAGGGACTTATGGCGAAGGGGACCCTGTATCATAGTAAATTTTCCCCCATTGAAACCGTTCGGTATAAAATAGCTATCGATTTATGggcattataattattaaagtaaGGTTAAAAGGTCGTAGATATTTTCAATATTGTGAAAGTcttgtaaaaattaaaaattaaattcaccTATGGCATTTCGATgaatcatgtttttttttaatattttgtgatTATCTACAACGTGATATtcatatcctaatcctaacttaatagTAACtacgtctgtctgtctgtctgtgtcttactctttcatgccaaaagtactgaacggatttgaatgaaatttggtacttatacatatggtctagaccctgagaaagaacataagctactttttatcccggaattcccacgggaaaactttttaaggcgaagcgaagctctcgggaacagctagtaagtaataaattaagGAATCACCTAGCTAGAATCGAATCCGAGACAACCGGAAACATGCAGTGTTCCTTATGATTATGAATGAGTCACCTTTCTCGTATGCcggatatttttatattaataaaatatgagaaGGTATGAGAAGCTAAGCAATACGGATTCATTTGATCAAACTCCCATTAGAGTGTCTTATGAATATGAAAGAAACCTTGTATTAATTGCACATTTATGGAATGAgccttatttatattgtaattaAGTTATTTGTATAGTCGCAACGTGTTTGTATGTAGTAAATTCCTTTGGTACAATGTACTCATTATGGGGAACCTAAGAGTAATGAAACAAGGTTTGcaatatacctaccataaaattcaaaatacggcgaaacaatttttttctaCGTGGTCTATTACGCAAACTAATCTAAAAAAGACGCATCTTTTCCACGTGTCCTCTTTAAAAAGGCGAAGAGAGATTTCTTACACTGGTTGGCGCGTAAGGGTTATCGTATacggggggtcactctatatgacgaaaaactaagttctGGAGCGGTGCTGCGCGATCAACGACTCTACCTcgctgtattaaacgtgccgatttgACGACATccctcgttcgttagtttttcgtcagtatagagtaaccgtCCTGGGGCCTGGCATACTCCACGCCACTCTCAGGCCATGTTCAAGCGCTCCAACCCCCGCAAGCCACATCAAAGGGCACCACTCGCATACCGGGGCTTGCCAAATTATTGGAATATACCTTTACTAGCGGTTGCGCCTAAGTTTTACAAACCCGTAGGTAGCTAGACCTTGGAAACTTCGGTATGACTATGTGGAAGAATAAAAGTTCGAAAAAATCTGTCAGTAGGCAAGACGAAAGAGTGTATTTATAGTAGAATGTATGAATATGTACGttatgtaaattataaaagctgctaaattatttattgaaatctGTCTCATTCAATCATAGAGCTTTAAAAGCTTGAAATTCAATTGTTATTGAATTAACGTACTCAGTAATTCTGTGAGTATATTGTcaaagtgtaggtataataatgatgaactAATGAGATCCGGTACCTCCAGCCCGGCGCTAGACAACTCGTCGATATCTCATTAGGAGGATCCCATTACATCAGTCTGACATCAAAGCCCGCTACAACCGCTGCGGAGTGTGTGGTTTTATGATATGTCTGCCAACAGCCAATAACAATCCGGCATTCACATCAAACACTCAAACTGAATCGACGATTTACGAGCCAATATCAACCACCTGGCAGTGCAGTGGCAATTTCGCCTACAAACATTGTGCCACCAGCGTAAATCACAATTTACTTCCCCAAGGGAGCACGGCCCTCTTTGTAAAAGGAAAATTCCGACAAACTCTCCGTACTGAGCACATTTTCTGTAACGCGCAGTGTATTTAACCTACATCAAATGGAAGCTTTATTACCGGCGAGCGCTAAAAGCAACTTTACCAAAAGAAAATTCCCTCCGCCGTGACACTTGAAACTTAAAAGCCTTCCCCTATTTCCTTATTTGTCAGTTTACTGTCAACCCTGAAGCGCTCGTTGAAAATTGAGAAATATAGTGTTCCACATTTAAACTCCGCGTCGCCCGGTTGACCGTGTAAAATCAGCGTGCACTAGGAGTTAATTGGGTGCTAGTTACAGAGATGTAGAGCGACAGATTCGGGCCACTTGGCGCAGTCCAAATCAGTGGGAAAACATAACGGTTCATTAGTCAGACGGCGAAGGCTGTGAGCAAACAGCCAGCATTTTACTCAGCGACGCGTTCACACGACGGCGCTCGCGTCTGCCGCTGTCAATATGTTTGCTTCGCGTATTTTCCTGACGCTAATGACGGTGGTGGCCCCGGCCGCGCTGCACCGCCAGCGACGGTACCTCGTGTACCCCAACGGAGGCCCAGCTCGAGCACAGGTATTCCTCAATCCAATTCCCAGATTTACATAACTTGAGCAAATGATGTTTTCTTTGCACTCCGGATCGCGCTTAACGAAGCAGTGTTTTTTCTTGTTCGTGAATTTAAATGCAATTATGTCGCTCGCTCTTTGAAGCGAAGCGCGATATTCTTTTGCATGGTCTCGTTAATTGGGACAAGATATTTCCTGTAGCGATATTACGTTTCCGCCATTAATAATGTTGTGATTGAGTGGATAACTTATTTTCTGTCTGGAGAAGCCATTTGCATTATCATCTCAAGGATGTTTAGCGCCGAGGAACAATGGCCGAAATATAATATGAAGAGCCACTTAAAGTGCCCGCCACAAAGAAGGCTaatattgttttctttaataaatgtagCAGCTTTTGGTAGTTATTTTCTTAGGTAACAAAGGagttttcagtttcagttttaaattgtatacaatattttatgtgctTTACTAATACTGATTATTTTAGTGGAAATACACGGAACAAATTaacgtaaaaaatacattgagtaggtacttattgccCCTTGAAACAcagtattattaatttatgatcAAACGAACTTACCTGTAGGTAAGTGAAGTTTGATCCATAATTATGCGAGCAGCTTTATTCGACGCGATTTATAGTTAACATATTGCATTATTGTAGTGCTTGAAACACACAGATCCCGTGGAGTTTTTAATTGATTCCATACATACAGTTGAATTTTGTAAATCAACTATAATGCATCTGTTTATATAGAATAATGTTTCTTCAATTTTTCTAAGTACAAAATTGTTTATGAatcccaagtaacatttcattcgagcttaggttgtaagaaatgcctttaggttttataagggttgtgaaaaggttaatgctttgctatctggtcatattgagtacttgagaatgattactaagtcctaaaactaattgtttattaatacaaccttgtagctgctgataagagtttatagtaacgttattttaacatgtatttcaggagcatatagttctaggatcttatagttgtcgtagactcctgatttacttctagaaaagctagcatTAATGCTTAAGTGAGAgcttaaggttaaatttttaaccttgatacaaccataaagttatggaatatttaaattacttataagtattttttaaaacctatcttaaacctttaggttgataagagttgtctaggcaaacaaattaggactacttggtgaaaaccaaaagcattaagcactggctatgagctaaaggcatgatttaagtcctacaagaatattttaaagctttagaggcatcctcaaaatatgtttaatgctttttagtaatttcctaacggccgccatatattttcactgaaataaaaaaaaaaaaacttaccaaaaagatacattttaattaataagggaaaattcagtagcgtttcctatactattccaaatatatgtttttttatatagacagtacttttatttctaatataaatttacaccaaacataaaattttatctattttttttaattaaaatatcttcaaatttatcatttacaaaaggcccgtcacttatacagaactattatccgaaagtatcacaataaagtgctagtcgcacaaggttttcatatttcctgacttcagcctcactacttactatattttgtattaatacaacacttacaagttagccattttgagtcttggaaagtgtcaggtaatggcgccatttattataattattataaaatcttacacagaaacattttaagacCCGAGAGTCCTGGGAAGGCATTACAAACATCcatcaaatatgtttcaagttatagaagagttacatccaggactaatttagaacttaaaagctgtcttccaaggttatgttaacgttaaattaaggttgtgaaggttttatttaggttctgtgtaagttgttcaaaaggttctgggtttgagctataggttttgctgtagctctcagaaaggttctaaaacgtgggccctttttgcactcaggaggttaatttaaggttaatataaggttatcgagccttctaagtctcacgagttgatttccatacaaaggttctagaaccttttcaaaacctttttaaaaccaaaaatgttacttgggatattacctatattatgattttttttgtatatttttgaaatacaCTGTGTaatcaaattatattaaaattccAGTTTATCCTCGGTCTCGGTATACCCGTTGACTTGAAAGAGCAGTCGGTGACCGTCGGAACAGTCATCAAATTCCAATACTTACTACCTACCAACAGTTCTGAATACACTAGCAGAATTTACGGATTTGCTAACGAAATCTCAAGGGACATGCACGATGATAAAACTAATAACAACGATAAAAACGATATATCTACTGACAATGACGCCCGTGACATAACCGATGAAAACAATGAGCTAAATAGCACAAGaagtgataatgatgatgaaacaGATGATGAAAATACCCTAGTTGATATCACGTTTGACAaagacaggagaaaacgttcGCTAGTCTATACAGAAGGCGGAGAGGTCGACACTAATGATGTTTCTGAAGGAACAGAAGTGCCACTTCAAGAAGCTATCAGACGGCAAGAGTTGCTGGATCAGAAGTATCTTGGTCATCGGAATGAGGAAGAAGAGGAGGAGAAAAAGACAAACAGATGGGATTACTATAAAATACTGGAGCGGATGGTGGAAAGGtatgattttaattaatttgtaatacATATTACACTTACCTAATATTTATGCAGAAAATATGATATCATACAGTTTTGCTATGCCATAGgtcaacaaaagttgttcagaatgaccccctgagtcactccCTTTCCGCTTAGTATATTTTACCCTTTTTTGCAACGCCCTTTGATTTGACTTacccttttttgcaacaccctgtatataccacacttgcaacaccctgtatttcaACCTTCCCATGGTATATCATTCAGATACGGGTTCACGGGGAGGCCGTGCCTGCTGCGCACGATCTGCGAGGCGGCGTCCGTGCCCTTCACCCACGAGAGCGGCCTGCTCGCCGAGATTGGACATATCTTATTCACGTGAGTACTGAAgtactggagggttactctagcttGAGGAAAAAACGAACGCAAGCGACGTCCTAATGGGGAGGAAAACGCAAGCAAATTACAGATGTCGCCACTGTTGAGTAGGCCCGATTCCCCAGTTCTAATTGGTTCAAATAAGACACTCTGAAGACACAAAGCGCCATCGTACCATCTAGGTAGTACCTATCGTTGTTAGCGCAACAGTGTTCtaaaatttctttttttaaaaggtAGAGTGACCCTTTGCAACTTGCAACTGTAGGAGGTAACATGTACAGGTGTAGAGACTATTCTCTGGAATGAAATGCGAAATCGATTGTGGCACGGTGTGAATTGTTGGATAATTTCATACATTGTGACGCACTGAATACCTAACAGTGTGGTAGTGGATGATTACGGGCTAATAATGATGATTGTACTACTTTATAAACAGTAGTGTCAACTATGTTACCCGtaacacagaataataactagtacttACCCCGAAGTCACAAGTATTTTCAGCAGTTGGAGGAAATCTTAAACAACATTTGCTTGTTTGTGTGATCTCCAATcgagataatttatttataggtactcgtattttatcatcatcatttacCGACCGTCAAGTAGGGGACCAATTTTTATATAACTTAGCATCTAGTAAGCTGGAACTCTAGATTAACATACTTATAGGCAATTTTTATCCTAGAATTCCCAATggtaaaaacttttaaatcgAAGCTAtttcaaagtaaataattttcatttcaatGTACCAGGCCATCAGCAACCAGAGACAAGTTGTCGGAACATTCGGACAACGAGTACCACGCGGCGGAGCGCCTCGGCCGCGACCAGGGCGCCAACTGTGAGGCCTTATTCCCTGAGTGCGAAGGATCAGTTTTGGACACGTTCACCGAAATCGGAGTCGACACGTTGCATAAGTTTGGCTtgtattaaaatgttttggattttatatgaattgttttatttgtatctAAGTATAATAACTTCCTTGTAATAGGCTTGGTAGCTTCTACTATTTCctattatgtttaataaatagtgAAAGAGTTTTCTAtagctatacagggtgttgcaaaaagggtatactaagccgaaagtgggtgactcagggggtcatacTGAACAAAATTTTTTCAACGAGATTTGGAGATtcgcgaaaataaatatttgttctccatagtaaaaagtcacgtgaccaataaagtttttataataagccgaaaggggtcaccccctttcggcttattataccctttttgtaacactcTGTATAGTCAGGTATTACTAAAGGTGTTACGTGAAAGAATTAATACGTGGAATTCATGGTCCTTATTTTTCAATCCCCAATGGCAATCCCGTTTCTACATtgtgaataattattttttgattgAATTCAATTGAAGAgcttaatatttatgtattttgaaaTTCATATCCGGGTCCAAAGCTATTTACTTACaggattattttttataaaaccttTTTCTGAACAAATTGAGTACAATCCGTCTATAATTGGATCCCTGTCAGTGGCTGTAGCGAAAATGGATCCCATATAATATGGATTCCACCCATGGATGAACCAATATTTGAAATCTCGTGGCGTAGATCTACCCTATCTACATAAATGCACTTCAGGTTAGCGACTGGTAGGACACAGCACAGGACCGAGGAAAACCGAGTTCTTGTATCGGAGGCCAAGACCCATTTTGTAGAGTGAGAGTGcagagtaagtacctaagtaggtaatatttaagaaaagcTGCGTGttgaaaaagaaataaatcaGTTTATTCGTGTGtttgattataaataataattatgcagtATAAAATATCAACCTAGTCTaagaaaaatactttttgtgttttttcttGAGCAACtacctatctacctatctctgttagtttataagtaggtattactcttttatttttatttgctttgCTGTTCTTAGGTATCAAATAAAcgatataatattaataaatattatattctattctaaaactTTAGAACAGCTTGCAGCGTCAACCGCACAGTGCAATCTATTCCGAACATCACAAGCTACAGGGTGATATTGAGATGACAATGTGTAATATGTGAGCGGGAATATTGTCTGCTCGTAACTATTACCAGCCTGTGGTTCACCGAACGTTGTCGACGGCAGTTGTGTGAGGCCACAGTCGAGGAAGATGACAGTGAATGGGGCATACACTCGcgagctatgaaaaagttccactttcaAAATGCCGACTCTCAATGGgctcattttttaaatatacatatttttaattaaaagaacacaatatttacgtttttggtTGCTAATATT harbors:
- the LOC105385414 gene encoding uncharacterized protein LOC105385414, giving the protein MFASRIFLTLMTVVAPAALHRQRRYLVYPNGGPARAQFILGLGIPVDLKEQSVTVGTVIKFQYLLPTNSSEYTSRIYGFANEISRDMHDDKTNNNDKNDISTDNDARDITDENNELNSTRSDNDDETDDENTLVDITFDKDRRKRSLVYTEGGEVDTNDVSEGTEVPLQEAIRRQELLDQKYLGHRNEEEEEEKKTNRWDYYKILERMVERYGFTGRPCLLRTICEAASVPFTHESGLLAEIGHILFTPSATRDKLSEHSDNEYHAAERLGRDQGANCEALFPECEGSVLDTFTEIGVDTLHKFGLY